A single genomic interval of Koleobacter methoxysyntrophicus harbors:
- the fabF gene encoding beta-ketoacyl-ACP synthase II translates to MKKRVVVTGIGVITPVGIGKEQFWKSLINGQSGIERITKFDTSEYPVKIAGEVKGFIPEDYIDKKEVRRMDRFSQFAVASAAMAVEDSGLKIGELDSNKIGVILGSGIGGIETLEEQHKILLEKGPKRISPFFIPMLISNMGAGHISMNFNAKGPNFTIVTACASGTNAIGEAFRLIERGDAEIVLAGGSEAPITPLALAGFASMKALSTNNDKPKEASRPFDAERDGFIMSEGAGIVVLESLEHAEKRGAAIYGEIIGYGNTSDAYHVTQPAPEGEGAARAMKQAIIDGDIHPEMVDYINAHGTSTPLNDKFETMAIKAVFKEYSYKISISSTKSMTGHLLGAAGAVEFIATILAVKEGIIPPTINYYNPDPDCDLDYTPNKAKYKEIQYALTNSLGFGGHNATILVKKFT, encoded by the coding sequence ATGAAAAAAAGGGTTGTAGTTACAGGAATAGGTGTAATAACACCGGTAGGCATTGGCAAAGAGCAATTTTGGAAATCATTGATTAACGGACAGTCAGGGATAGAAAGGATTACTAAATTCGATACTTCCGAATACCCTGTAAAGATAGCTGGAGAAGTAAAGGGGTTTATTCCTGAAGATTATATAGACAAAAAAGAAGTCAGGAGAATGGATAGATTTTCCCAATTCGCCGTGGCATCAGCAGCAATGGCTGTTGAAGACTCAGGTTTAAAGATTGGGGAACTAGATTCCAATAAAATAGGTGTGATTTTAGGATCTGGTATAGGCGGTATAGAAACCTTAGAAGAACAGCATAAGATACTGTTAGAAAAAGGCCCTAAAAGAATAAGCCCCTTTTTCATTCCGATGCTGATTTCAAATATGGGTGCGGGTCATATTTCCATGAATTTCAATGCAAAAGGTCCAAATTTTACAATTGTAACTGCATGTGCTTCAGGGACCAATGCTATAGGTGAGGCTTTCAGGCTGATCGAGAGAGGGGATGCAGAAATAGTTTTGGCAGGAGGGTCAGAAGCTCCCATAACTCCATTGGCTTTAGCAGGATTCGCTTCAATGAAAGCATTATCTACAAATAATGACAAACCAAAAGAAGCTTCCAGACCTTTTGATGCTGAAAGAGACGGTTTTATAATGAGTGAGGGGGCTGGTATTGTTGTTTTAGAATCTTTAGAACATGCTGAAAAAAGAGGGGCCGCGATTTATGGAGAAATTATAGGATATGGAAATACATCGGATGCATATCATGTGACCCAACCTGCACCTGAGGGTGAAGGTGCTGCACGGGCAATGAAACAGGCAATAATCGATGGAGATATTCATCCTGAAATGGTAGATTATATCAATGCTCATGGAACATCCACACCATTAAATGATAAATTTGAAACAATGGCCATTAAAGCAGTGTTTAAGGAATATTCGTATAAAATTTCAATTAGCTCAACAAAATCTATGACAGGTCATCTCTTAGGTGCAGCTGGAGCAGTAGAGTTTATAGCTACGATATTGGCGGTTAAAGAAGGAATAATACCTCCGACAATAAATTATTATAACCCTGATCCGGATTGTGATTTAGATTATACACCGAATAAAGCTAAATATAAAGAAATTCAATATGCCTTAACCAATTCTTTAGGGTTTGGAGGCCATAATGCGACGATTCTCGTGAAAAAATTTACTTAG
- the fabD gene encoding ACP S-malonyltransferase, translated as MKTAFIFPGQGAQYVGMGKELSAYYKEADDIFSMADSILKMQLKKLCFEGPEEELKRTEITQPAILTVSTAALEVLKKEGISPDVVAGLSLGEYSALVAAGVISFKDALPLVQKRGKFMQEAVPEGKGTMAAIIGLKRFEVLRICKEASAEGIVEAANFNCPTQIVIAGDIQGVRRAMALAKERGAKKVVELPVSAPFHTSMLEPAGEKLFLELEKIDFYSPQIPFISNVTGDYVSDPEQIKVLLKKQVNSPVLWEDIIKRMIKDGVKVFIEVGPGKSLSSFVKKIDRNSAVINIEDLKTLEKVKHTLKEVAV; from the coding sequence ATGAAAACAGCTTTTATTTTCCCGGGTCAGGGAGCACAATATGTAGGCATGGGAAAGGAGCTTTCAGCATATTATAAAGAAGCAGACGATATTTTTTCTATGGCAGATAGCATTTTAAAAATGCAGTTAAAGAAATTATGTTTTGAAGGACCGGAAGAAGAATTAAAAAGGACCGAAATAACTCAACCAGCCATCCTTACGGTAAGCACCGCTGCTTTAGAGGTATTAAAAAAGGAAGGCATATCTCCCGATGTGGTAGCAGGGTTAAGTTTAGGAGAATATTCTGCTCTAGTTGCTGCAGGAGTCATTTCCTTTAAAGATGCTTTGCCTTTAGTTCAAAAGAGAGGTAAATTTATGCAGGAAGCAGTGCCGGAAGGCAAAGGCACAATGGCAGCAATAATCGGACTGAAGAGATTTGAGGTTTTAAGAATATGCAAGGAAGCCAGTGCGGAAGGGATTGTAGAAGCAGCGAATTTTAACTGCCCTACTCAGATAGTCATAGCAGGAGATATCCAAGGTGTAAGGCGGGCAATGGCTTTAGCTAAAGAGAGAGGAGCCAAGAAAGTTGTTGAACTGCCCGTTAGTGCTCCTTTTCATACAAGCATGTTAGAACCTGCAGGTGAAAAACTGTTTCTTGAATTAGAAAAAATAGATTTTTATTCTCCCCAAATACCCTTTATTTCGAATGTTACAGGGGATTATGTTTCCGATCCAGAACAAATTAAAGTTTTATTAAAAAAACAAGTCAATTCTCCGGTGCTGTGGGAAGACATTATTAAAAGGATGATAAAGGACGGAGTAAAGGTTTTTATAGAAGTGGGGCCGGGAAAATCGTTATCTTCTTTTGTAAAAAAAATCGATAGAAATTCCGCTGTAATAAATATAGAAGACCTTAAGACATTAGAAAAGGTTAAACATACCCTTAAGGAGGTTGCGGTGTGA
- the acpP gene encoding acyl carrier protein, translating to MEILDKIKQIVADQLGIDEDEVVPEASFIDDLGADSLDIVELIMAFEEEFDLEIPDEDAEKITTVKDAIEYIKNNT from the coding sequence ATGGAGATTTTGGATAAGATTAAACAAATAGTGGCAGATCAGTTAGGAATTGATGAAGATGAAGTTGTGCCAGAGGCTTCCTTTATAGATGATCTGGGTGCTGATTCCCTTGATATCGTGGAGTTAATAATGGCCTTTGAAGAAGAATTTGATTTAGAGATTCCTGATGAAGATGCTGAAAAGATAACAACGGTAAAGGATGCTATTGAATACATAAAGAATAATACTTAA
- a CDS encoding stage V sporulation protein S → MEVLKVSAQSKPKSVAGALAAVLREKGVAELQAVGAGAVNQAVKAIAITRGYVAPNGIDLVAVPAFAEIQIDGEERTAIKFIVGPR, encoded by the coding sequence ATGGAAGTACTAAAAGTATCAGCTCAATCCAAACCTAAATCTGTAGCTGGCGCCCTTGCTGCAGTTTTAAGAGAAAAGGGAGTTGCCGAACTCCAGGCAGTAGGTGCCGGAGCTGTTAATCAGGCAGTAAAAGCTATAGCTATTACAAGAGGTTATGTTGCTCCTAATGGTATTGACCTTGTAGCGGTACCGGCTTTTGCCGAAATTCAAATTGATGGCGAGGAAAGAACAGCAATAAAATTTATTGTAGGACCCCGGTAG
- the fabK gene encoding enoyl-[acyl-carrier-protein] reductase FabK, whose protein sequence is MFHTEICDILGIEYPILQGGMAWVATGELAAAVSNGGGLGIIGAGNAPPDIVEKEIKKAKSLTNKPFGVNVYYMSPFVDEVIDVVIKEKVSVITTGAGNPGKHIDRLKEAGVKIIPVVASVALARRLERMGVDAIIAEGMECGGHIGDLTTMALVPQVVDAVNVPVIAAGGIADGRGLAAAFMLGAKGVQMGTRFICSEECTVHDNYKMAIIKAKDRETVVTGRTTGHPVRVLKNKLSRQFELLEKQGADIKQLEELGTGKLKSAAIDGDVETGSLMAGQIAGLIDNIMPAGRIIHGIIKEAEEIIKKLAAK, encoded by the coding sequence ATGTTTCATACAGAAATATGCGACATTTTAGGAATAGAATACCCCATTTTACAAGGCGGCATGGCATGGGTAGCTACAGGCGAACTTGCGGCTGCTGTATCCAATGGCGGTGGATTGGGTATTATAGGAGCAGGAAATGCTCCACCAGATATTGTAGAAAAGGAGATTAAAAAAGCAAAATCCCTTACAAACAAACCTTTCGGCGTTAACGTGTATTATATGTCACCCTTTGTAGATGAGGTTATTGATGTTGTTATAAAAGAAAAGGTGTCAGTAATTACTACTGGTGCAGGAAACCCTGGTAAACATATAGACAGGCTTAAAGAAGCCGGGGTTAAAATAATTCCGGTAGTAGCCTCGGTTGCCCTTGCAAGGAGATTAGAGCGTATGGGAGTTGATGCTATAATAGCGGAAGGTATGGAATGCGGAGGGCATATTGGTGATTTAACTACCATGGCTTTAGTTCCACAGGTAGTTGATGCTGTTAATGTACCCGTTATAGCTGCGGGTGGTATTGCAGATGGGAGAGGACTAGCAGCAGCTTTTATGCTGGGGGCGAAGGGCGTTCAGATGGGTACCCGTTTTATCTGTTCTGAAGAATGCACGGTCCACGACAATTACAAAATGGCGATAATTAAAGCAAAGGATAGAGAAACCGTTGTTACAGGGAGAACAACCGGGCACCCGGTAAGGGTCCTTAAAAATAAACTTTCTAGACAATTTGAATTATTGGAGAAGCAGGGAGCAGATATAAAACAATTGGAAGAGCTGGGCACAGGCAAATTAAAATCTGCTGCCATAGATGGTGATGTTGAAACCGGTTCTCTTATGGCAGGTCAGATTGCAGGTCTTATAGATAATATTATGCCAGCCGGCAGGATAATACATGGGATAATAAAAGAGGCAGAAGAAATTATAAAAAAGTTGGCAGCAAAATAA
- a CDS encoding DegV family protein, translated as MPEKIGIVTDSTADIPKGYIERYGIEVVPLKVFFGEEEFRDGIDLTSEEFYNKLQTSPYHPRTSQPSPSDFINTYRKLGKEVDTIVSIHISGKLSGTYQSALIAKSNLEELDINVIDSKVTSMVLGIVVIQAARAVEQGKGKNEVIDLIHGILSKMKIYFVVDSLDYLQKGGRIGKAAAFMGNLLNIKPLLSLGDGEVIPVEKVRGKSKAVKKLLEKMRENIKPTKPVRVSVLGARADKEMEKLSKEIKEQFNVIEIIKASIGAVIGTYVGPGTVGVAFYQE; from the coding sequence ATGCCCGAGAAGATAGGAATTGTTACAGACAGTACCGCTGATATACCCAAAGGATATATAGAGAGGTACGGTATAGAAGTTGTTCCTCTCAAAGTTTTTTTTGGTGAGGAAGAGTTTAGAGACGGTATTGACCTTACTTCGGAGGAATTTTATAATAAATTACAAACTTCTCCTTATCACCCCAGGACATCGCAACCTTCTCCATCGGACTTCATAAATACTTACAGAAAACTGGGGAAAGAGGTTGATACAATAGTATCGATTCATATTTCCGGGAAGCTAAGTGGTACATATCAATCAGCTTTAATTGCTAAATCGAACCTTGAAGAGTTAGATATAAATGTAATTGATTCGAAAGTTACTTCAATGGTGCTGGGAATAGTGGTTATTCAGGCTGCCAGGGCTGTAGAACAGGGTAAAGGGAAAAATGAAGTAATAGATCTTATACACGGAATTTTAAGTAAAATGAAGATTTATTTCGTAGTAGATAGCTTGGATTATCTTCAAAAAGGAGGCAGAATAGGTAAGGCCGCGGCTTTTATGGGCAATTTACTCAATATAAAGCCATTATTGAGCTTGGGTGACGGGGAAGTTATTCCTGTTGAGAAAGTAAGAGGCAAGTCAAAGGCCGTGAAGAAATTGCTCGAAAAAATGAGAGAAAATATCAAACCAACAAAGCCTGTGAGGGTTTCTGTTCTTGGCGCCCGAGCTGATAAAGAAATGGAAAAATTATCTAAGGAGATTAAAGAGCAGTTTAACGTTATAGAGATTATTAAAGCTTCAATCGGGGCAGTGATCGGGACATATGTGGGGCCGGGAACGGTAGGTGTGGCCTTTTATCAAGAGTAA
- the ftsY gene encoding signal recognition particle-docking protein FtsY, which translates to MPKIFFEKLKDSLLKTKKNIIEKIEGLFSLHPTINDDFLEELEEILIYCDIGVNATLQIIEKLKDRVKESGVKTPDEVVETLKTIIRELLETKYRGISKDYPLVIMVVGVNGVGKTTTIGKLAYKYKKEGKKVLLAAGDTFRAAAVDQLEIWSQRAGINMIKHSEGSDPAAVIYDAIYAAKARNVDVLICDTAGRLHNKKNLMEELKKIKRVIMREFPEASKETLLVIDATTGQNALAQARLFKDSVGIDGIALTKLDGTAKGGIIIAVALELDIPVKLVGIGENIDDLQEFSPEDFVNALF; encoded by the coding sequence TTGCCCAAAATTTTTTTTGAGAAATTAAAAGATAGCCTGTTAAAAACAAAAAAGAATATAATAGAAAAAATAGAAGGGCTTTTTTCATTGCACCCTACTATAAATGACGATTTCCTTGAGGAGTTAGAAGAAATATTAATATACTGTGATATAGGAGTAAATGCAACTCTGCAGATTATAGAAAAATTGAAGGATAGAGTGAAAGAATCAGGAGTAAAAACCCCGGATGAAGTAGTTGAAACATTGAAAACAATCATAAGAGAACTGTTAGAAACGAAATACCGCGGTATTTCTAAAGATTATCCATTAGTGATTATGGTAGTAGGGGTAAATGGAGTAGGGAAGACAACGACTATAGGTAAGTTGGCTTATAAATACAAAAAAGAAGGGAAAAAGGTATTATTGGCAGCAGGAGACACCTTTAGGGCTGCTGCTGTTGATCAGCTTGAAATATGGAGCCAGAGGGCAGGTATTAACATGATCAAACACAGTGAGGGTTCTGACCCTGCGGCGGTTATCTATGATGCCATTTATGCTGCAAAAGCAAGAAATGTGGATGTATTAATTTGTGATACAGCGGGGAGACTTCATAACAAAAAGAATTTGATGGAAGAACTCAAGAAAATAAAAAGGGTTATTATGAGGGAATTCCCGGAAGCATCAAAAGAAACGTTGTTAGTTATCGATGCTACTACAGGTCAAAATGCCCTTGCCCAGGCGAGGTTATTTAAAGACTCTGTTGGCATAGACGGAATTGCTTTAACAAAACTAGATGGAACAGCTAAAGGCGGGATTATAATAGCAGTTGCACTAGAATTAGATATTCCTGTAAAACTGGTTGGAATAGGAGAGAACATTGATGACCTTCAAGAATTTAGTCCAGAAGATTTTGTTAATGCTTTGTTTTGA
- the smc gene encoding chromosome segregation protein SMC, whose product MYLKALEMYGFKSFADKIRLEFNPGITAIVGPNGSGKSNIADAVRWVLGEQSAKVLRGSKMEDVIFAGSDRRKPLGIAEVSITIDNSSGFLPVDYSEVTITRRVFRSGESEYYLNKTNCRLKDINELLMDTGIGKEGYSIIGQGKIEEILSVKSEDRRHIFEEVAGIVKYKSRKEEAEKKLEDTKQNIIRINDIIEELQFQLIPLKEQAERARRYNELSAKLKTLEVNLYINRLEELKDVLQEYEKNSAEIKSEYEKTKDYIHKLEAEVIEKSKELNAVEGEIYGIQSKMYNYSGEFEKVQAQIERSLEKLKDFKNHISENQKRKEALENKLEDLKKDLDNQAAEFEDLITKLNKKELALETKTEELEEIEKSLFEEERWIEDNKGEIIELLNAISEKKNNLVGSQTFLDGLIKRRCSIEEELQKLAKNKKNLKSSLGKNKSRLEHLKELIGKISNTNSDYENEQRKIERLLKDLETEIKDLNIKKNQKESRLKLLNEMEQDYMGFNKGVRNLLKEIHKEPHLMKGFCGVIAQLINTEKKYELAIETALGSSLQNVVTDTEEDAKKIIDFLKRKHLGRVTFLPINVIKPKDFGDKENSFKNIRGYIAVAADIVKYDLKYASVIRNLLGRVVVAEDLDAALNIAKKSGFNFKIVTLEGDVINPGGAMTGGSRIKHTYLLGRNREIKEIKKYLQELNVKIDNCEMKKNNLVSKLDSIKSSISANNDKIYELELEFNILQKENQGILKEQQDIEERQHILTKELNQLKQECTDTNSYISSLTSELQFKETESKKLQERVIESQSRLRIKRESREKISQEKTELKIQIASLKQEEVRLTENLKRLEREIEGIKDELNRTKKEIDNSHLLMRVIQENLKNYEKQKNDITNKINTFNKSFDEFNSKKQEYKDEIARINFQIKKLNNSLNQLQDKLHKVEMNQTKYQIEAQNLENALWEKYNLNCIDALSFKKEITSKKGSIKEIEDLKSRMKDLGQVNLGAIEEYNRLKERYEFLNKQKMDLIDAQNYLYEVIKEITKKMEIQFVECFKILNNNFNDVFKELFDGGKAMIILDDPENPLESGIEIAAQPPGKKLQNLSLLSGGERALTAIALLFAILKYKPTPFCILDEIEASLDDTNVERFAKYLVEFSKETQFIVITHRKGTMEVAETLYGITMEETATSKLVSVKLEEAS is encoded by the coding sequence TTGTACTTGAAAGCCCTTGAAATGTACGGATTTAAATCCTTTGCTGATAAAATCAGGTTGGAGTTTAATCCCGGGATAACGGCTATAGTAGGTCCTAATGGAAGCGGAAAAAGCAATATAGCTGATGCCGTTAGATGGGTATTAGGGGAGCAAAGTGCAAAGGTGTTGAGGGGTTCTAAGATGGAAGATGTGATTTTTGCAGGGAGTGATAGAAGAAAGCCTCTTGGAATTGCAGAGGTTTCTATTACAATCGATAATTCCAGCGGGTTTCTCCCAGTAGATTATAGTGAAGTAACTATAACGAGAAGGGTATTCAGGTCAGGAGAAAGTGAATATTATCTGAATAAAACGAACTGCCGTCTTAAAGACATAAACGAATTGTTGATGGATACTGGCATAGGCAAAGAAGGTTATTCTATAATCGGCCAGGGGAAGATAGAAGAAATACTAAGTGTTAAATCTGAAGACAGGAGGCATATTTTTGAGGAAGTAGCGGGCATAGTCAAATACAAATCGAGGAAAGAAGAGGCAGAAAAAAAATTGGAGGATACAAAACAAAATATTATAAGGATAAATGACATTATTGAAGAACTACAGTTTCAATTAATCCCTTTAAAAGAACAGGCAGAAAGAGCCAGAAGGTATAATGAATTGTCAGCTAAGCTAAAAACATTAGAAGTCAATTTATACATAAATAGGTTAGAAGAACTCAAAGATGTTTTACAAGAATATGAAAAGAATTCTGCGGAAATAAAAAGCGAATATGAAAAAACAAAAGATTATATCCATAAGCTGGAAGCAGAAGTGATAGAGAAATCCAAGGAATTAAATGCTGTAGAAGGAGAAATTTATGGAATCCAGAGTAAAATGTATAATTATTCAGGAGAATTTGAAAAAGTACAGGCCCAAATAGAAAGAAGCCTCGAAAAGCTTAAAGATTTTAAAAACCATATTTCAGAGAATCAAAAAAGAAAAGAGGCATTGGAGAATAAGCTTGAAGATTTAAAAAAAGACTTAGATAATCAGGCTGCTGAGTTTGAGGATTTAATAACAAAGTTAAATAAGAAAGAACTGGCTTTAGAAACTAAAACAGAAGAACTAGAGGAAATAGAAAAATCCCTGTTCGAAGAGGAACGATGGATTGAGGATAACAAAGGTGAGATTATAGAGCTCTTAAATGCTATTTCAGAAAAAAAGAACAACCTAGTAGGCAGTCAAACCTTTTTGGATGGTTTAATTAAAAGGCGCTGCAGCATCGAAGAAGAGTTGCAGAAATTGGCTAAAAATAAGAAAAACCTGAAGAGTTCTTTAGGTAAGAACAAGAGCAGATTAGAACATCTTAAGGAACTAATTGGTAAAATCTCGAATACAAATAGTGATTACGAGAATGAACAAAGAAAAATCGAGAGACTTTTAAAAGACCTAGAAACTGAAATAAAAGACCTGAATATAAAGAAAAACCAAAAAGAATCCAGATTAAAGCTTTTGAATGAAATGGAACAGGATTATATGGGGTTTAATAAAGGTGTTAGGAATTTATTAAAGGAAATACATAAAGAACCCCATTTAATGAAAGGGTTTTGTGGTGTAATTGCCCAATTGATAAATACAGAAAAAAAATATGAATTAGCCATTGAGACAGCCCTTGGTTCTTCTTTGCAAAATGTTGTAACAGATACTGAGGAAGATGCAAAAAAGATAATAGATTTTTTGAAAAGGAAGCATTTAGGTCGAGTTACCTTTTTGCCCATTAATGTAATCAAACCGAAAGATTTTGGCGATAAAGAGAACAGTTTTAAAAATATTAGAGGATACATAGCTGTTGCTGCAGATATTGTTAAGTATGACTTAAAGTATGCATCTGTAATTAGGAATCTTTTAGGAAGGGTCGTTGTTGCTGAAGATCTGGATGCAGCTCTTAATATAGCCAAAAAAAGCGGCTTTAATTTCAAAATTGTAACCCTGGAAGGAGATGTCATAAACCCAGGGGGGGCTATGACAGGTGGCAGCAGGATTAAACATACTTATTTACTAGGCAGAAACAGGGAGATAAAGGAAATAAAGAAATATTTACAGGAATTAAATGTTAAGATTGATAATTGTGAAATGAAAAAAAATAATCTTGTAAGCAAATTAGATTCAATTAAATCAAGTATATCAGCGAATAATGATAAGATTTATGAATTAGAATTAGAATTTAATATTTTGCAAAAAGAAAATCAGGGCATTTTGAAAGAACAGCAGGATATAGAAGAGAGGCAGCATATTTTAACTAAAGAATTAAACCAACTAAAGCAGGAATGTACCGATACTAATAGTTATATTTCATCATTAACAAGTGAATTGCAATTTAAAGAAACGGAAAGTAAAAAACTGCAGGAAAGGGTAATTGAATCTCAAAGTAGATTAAGAATCAAAAGGGAAAGTAGAGAAAAAATTTCCCAGGAAAAGACTGAATTAAAAATACAAATTGCTTCATTAAAACAAGAGGAAGTGAGATTAACTGAAAACTTAAAAAGGTTGGAAAGAGAAATAGAAGGTATAAAAGATGAACTTAACAGAACGAAAAAGGAAATCGATAATAGCCATTTATTAATGAGGGTTATTCAAGAAAATTTAAAGAATTATGAGAAACAAAAAAATGATATTACAAACAAGATAAACACATTTAACAAATCTTTTGATGAGTTTAATTCAAAGAAACAGGAATATAAGGATGAGATAGCCAGGATAAATTTTCAGATCAAAAAATTAAACAATAGTTTAAACCAATTACAGGACAAGTTGCATAAAGTTGAAATGAACCAAACTAAGTATCAAATAGAAGCCCAGAATCTGGAAAACGCCTTATGGGAAAAGTATAATTTGAATTGTATAGATGCATTAAGTTTTAAAAAGGAAATAACTTCAAAAAAAGGATCAATAAAAGAAATAGAGGACTTAAAATCAAGGATGAAGGATTTAGGTCAGGTAAATCTGGGAGCAATAGAGGAGTATAACCGCCTTAAAGAAAGGTATGAATTTTTAAATAAGCAGAAGATGGATTTGATAGATGCACAAAATTATCTATATGAAGTTATAAAGGAAATTACTAAAAAGATGGAAATACAATTTGTTGAATGCTTTAAAATCCTGAATAATAATTTCAATGATGTTTTTAAAGAGCTTTTTGATGGGGGAAAAGCAATGATAATCTTGGATGACCCGGAGAACCCTTTAGAATCAGGTATAGAAATTGCCGCACAGCCTCCGGGGAAAAAACTTCAAAACCTGTCTCTGCTTTCTGGAGGAGAAAGGGCATTAACGGCAATAGCGTTGTTATTTGCAATTTTAAAGTATAAACCTACTCCTTTTTGTATCCTAGATGAAATTGAAGCGTCTCTGGATGACACAAATGTGGAGCGGTTTGCAAAATATTTGGTTGAATTTTCTAAAGAGACTCAGTTTATCGTTATAACCCACAGAAAAGGTACCATGGAAGTAGCGGAAACCTTATACGGTATTACAATGGAAGAGACAGCAACATCTAAATTAGTATCTGTAAAATTGGAAGAGGCCAGTTAA
- the fabG gene encoding 3-oxoacyl-[acyl-carrier-protein] reductase, whose amino-acid sequence MKELSGRIAVVTGGSRGIGKAIALELAENGANVVINYSKDSKGAQEVAEYIRNKGIDCLTIKANVSLASEVENMVETIIEKYGRIDILVNNAGITRDSLLARMKEKDWDDVIDINLKGVYNCTKSVVKVMMKQRWGRVVNISSVVGITGNPGQTNYSAAKAGIIGFTKSCARELASRGITVNAVAPGFIRTDMTDKLRNEIKKELESKIPVGRLGKPEDVAHTVLFLVSSKADYITGQVINVDGGMVM is encoded by the coding sequence GTGAAAGAATTATCAGGCAGAATTGCTGTTGTTACTGGAGGTTCTAGAGGGATAGGAAAGGCTATAGCTTTAGAATTAGCTGAAAACGGTGCAAATGTTGTGATAAATTATTCGAAGGATTCCAAGGGTGCACAGGAAGTGGCCGAATATATACGAAATAAAGGAATAGATTGTTTAACTATTAAAGCTAATGTTTCATTAGCTTCAGAAGTTGAGAATATGGTAGAAACGATAATAGAGAAATACGGGCGAATTGATATTCTTGTGAATAATGCAGGCATTACAAGAGATAGCCTTTTGGCCAGAATGAAAGAAAAAGATTGGGATGATGTTATTGATATTAATTTAAAAGGTGTTTATAATTGTACTAAAAGTGTTGTGAAGGTCATGATGAAACAAAGGTGGGGAAGGGTAGTTAATATATCGTCAGTAGTAGGAATTACCGGAAATCCAGGACAGACCAACTATTCTGCTGCAAAGGCAGGTATAATAGGATTTACCAAATCATGTGCAAGAGAGCTGGCTTCCAGGGGAATAACCGTTAATGCTGTTGCCCCTGGATTTATACGGACTGACATGACCGACAAGCTGAGAAATGAAATAAAGAAAGAGCTGGAGTCAAAAATTCCTGTTGGTAGACTGGGTAAACCCGAAGATGTAGCTCATACGGTTTTGTTCCTGGTTTCTTCTAAGGCTGATTATATCACGGGCCAGGTTATTAACGTGGATGGGGGAATGGTAATGTAA
- the rnc gene encoding ribonuclease III: protein MKINKRRWAILKEYQKSIGYTFKDLELLNRALIHTSYANENNLPHFKSNQRLEFLGDAVLDLIISEFIYIEYPDFPEGELTKIRANVVCESTLVKIALQLGLGNYIFLGKGEESTGGKERPSILADALEALIGAIYLDGGLQEARAFIMRLFYDEVVDTAEKQNYRDYKTALQELIQRDYGDRLYYEVISESGPDHDKVFTVQVKLKNNILGRGTGKSKKEAEQIAAKAALEELKG from the coding sequence TTGAAAATAAATAAAAGAAGATGGGCTATTTTGAAGGAATATCAAAAGAGCATAGGTTATACCTTCAAAGATTTGGAACTACTTAATAGGGCTTTAATCCACACATCTTATGCTAATGAAAATAACTTACCGCATTTCAAAAGTAATCAGAGGTTGGAATTTTTAGGGGATGCAGTATTGGATCTGATTATCAGTGAATTTATATATATAGAATATCCTGATTTTCCTGAAGGGGAACTAACCAAAATAAGGGCAAATGTGGTATGTGAATCCACTTTAGTAAAAATAGCCCTTCAATTAGGTTTAGGAAATTACATTTTTTTAGGAAAGGGCGAGGAAAGTACAGGGGGAAAGGAAAGGCCTTCTATTTTAGCGGATGCCTTAGAAGCCTTAATTGGAGCCATTTATTTGGACGGTGGGCTGCAAGAGGCTAGAGCCTTTATCATGAGGCTATTTTATGATGAAGTTGTTGATACAGCCGAAAAGCAAAATTACAGAGATTATAAAACTGCACTTCAAGAATTGATACAAAGGGATTATGGTGATAGACTATATTATGAAGTTATCAGTGAATCAGGGCCTGATCACGATAAAGTTTTTACGGTACAAGTTAAATTAAAAAATAATATATTGGGGAGGGGGACAGGTAAAAGCAAAAAAGAAGCCGAGCAAATTGCAGCAAAAGCTGCCCTTGAGGAACTTAAAGGATAA